In the Methylomonas rhizoryzae genome, one interval contains:
- the rpsB gene encoding 30S ribosomal protein S2: MAAVSMRQMLEAGVHFGHQTRYWNPKMASFLFGARNKIHIIDLEQTLPMFNDAMNYLGQMTANKGTILFVGTKKAARKAVAEEARRCGMPYVNHRWLGGMLTNFKTIKKSINRLKELEAMKADGSLYQKFSKKEALGMERELEKLERSLGGIKDMRGIPDAIFVLDVGYEKNAVMEAKKLGVPVVGVVDSNNSPENIDYVIPGNDDSIRAVTLYCQSAAAAVLEAKALRMDAGSKSDEFVEEVVSES, encoded by the coding sequence ATGGCAGCAGTGTCAATGCGTCAAATGTTGGAAGCGGGCGTTCACTTCGGGCACCAAACCCGGTATTGGAATCCGAAAATGGCATCCTTCTTGTTCGGTGCCCGCAATAAGATTCATATCATCGATCTGGAACAAACGCTTCCTATGTTTAACGATGCAATGAATTATCTTGGTCAAATGACCGCCAACAAAGGCACGATTCTGTTTGTAGGCACCAAAAAAGCCGCTCGCAAGGCGGTGGCCGAAGAGGCGAGACGCTGCGGCATGCCTTACGTGAATCACCGCTGGTTGGGTGGTATGCTAACCAACTTCAAAACCATCAAAAAGTCTATCAATCGTTTGAAAGAATTGGAAGCGATGAAGGCGGATGGTAGCTTGTATCAAAAATTCAGTAAAAAAGAAGCTTTGGGAATGGAACGTGAATTGGAGAAACTCGAGCGTAGCTTGGGCGGCATAAAAGACATGCGCGGTATTCCCGATGCGATTTTCGTGCTGGATGTCGGTTATGAAAAAAATGCCGTCATGGAAGCGAAAAAATTAGGCGTGCCGGTTGTAGGCGTCGTTGACTCAAATAATTCCCCGGAAAACATCGACTATGTTATTCCCGGTAACGACGACTCGATCCGCGCAGTCACTTTGTATTGCCAAAGCGCCGCTGCGGCGGTTTTGGAAGCTAAAGCGTTGCGTATGGATGCGGGCAGTAAGTCTGACGAGTTCGTCGAGGAAGTTGTCTCCGAATCGTAA
- the tsf gene encoding translation elongation factor Ts: MSISAAMVKELRERTGSGMMECKKALVEANGDMELAIENMRKAGLAKADKKSGRIAAEGIIGVKVSDDNKTVVMVDVNCETDFVAKGEDFTGFVNDVAGALLAAEVENDEQLQALTLASGQSVDDTRRALIAKLGENITVRRFQKFATASGGQACYLHGTKIGVIVELAKGDAELGKDVAMHIAASKPMCVSADQVAPESIEKEKEIFLAQQEEKIKGKPADIVEKMVSGRINKFLAEVTLQGQAFIKDDSKTVAQLLKEKGNDVVRFARFEVGEGIEKKEENFAEEVMAQVRG, translated from the coding sequence ATGAGTATTAGTGCGGCGATGGTGAAGGAACTGCGTGAGCGAACCGGTTCCGGCATGATGGAATGTAAAAAAGCCTTGGTGGAAGCCAATGGTGACATGGAATTGGCTATCGAGAATATGCGTAAAGCCGGCCTTGCCAAAGCGGATAAAAAGTCCGGTCGGATTGCGGCAGAGGGCATCATCGGTGTAAAAGTCTCCGACGACAACAAAACCGTGGTCATGGTCGACGTGAACTGCGAGACCGATTTTGTGGCTAAAGGCGAGGATTTCACCGGCTTTGTGAACGATGTTGCCGGTGCTTTACTAGCGGCTGAGGTGGAAAACGACGAGCAATTGCAAGCTTTAACCCTGGCGAGCGGCCAGAGCGTTGACGATACCCGCCGTGCGTTGATTGCTAAATTGGGCGAAAATATTACGGTAAGACGCTTTCAAAAATTTGCCACCGCTAGCGGTGGTCAAGCATGCTATCTACACGGTACCAAAATCGGTGTAATCGTTGAGCTAGCAAAAGGCGATGCCGAATTAGGCAAAGATGTTGCGATGCACATTGCGGCCAGTAAACCTATGTGTGTCTCGGCGGATCAAGTTGCGCCTGAATCCATTGAAAAGGAAAAAGAAATTTTCTTGGCGCAACAAGAAGAAAAAATCAAAGGTAAACCAGCGGATATCGTCGAAAAAATGGTTTCCGGCCGCATCAATAAATTTTTGGCGGAAGTGACCTTGCAAGGCCAAGCTTTCATTAAAGACGATAGCAAAACGGTTGCTCAGCTGTTGAAAGAAAAAGGCAATGACGTGGTACGCTTTGCCCGTTTTGAAGTCGGTGAAGGCATAGAGAAAAAAGAAGAGAACTTCGCCGAGGAAGTGATGGCGCAAGTCAGAGGTTAA
- the pyrH gene encoding UMP kinase codes for MSQIICQRILLKLSGEALMSEKGGSIDPDIVQRLAQEVKELCDAGVQVGLVIGGGNILRGAEKASDGLNRVTSDQMGMLATVINALAMQDALEYLGQPVRVMTALKINQVCEDYIRRRAVRHLEKGRVTIFAAGTGNPFFTTDTAASLRAIEIDAELMIKATKVKGVYSADPNKEPDAVFYSRLTYDEAIDQRLNVMDTTALVLCRDNNLPMRVMNVFEPGAVMRLMRGEDIGSLIVRN; via the coding sequence ATGAGCCAGATTATTTGTCAAAGAATTTTACTTAAATTAAGTGGCGAAGCGTTGATGAGCGAAAAGGGTGGCAGTATTGATCCCGATATCGTTCAACGTTTGGCTCAAGAAGTTAAAGAATTGTGTGATGCGGGTGTGCAGGTTGGCCTGGTCATCGGCGGAGGAAATATTTTACGAGGCGCTGAAAAGGCTTCGGATGGTTTAAACCGGGTTACCAGCGATCAAATGGGGATGTTGGCGACGGTGATTAATGCTTTGGCGATGCAGGATGCGCTGGAATATCTCGGGCAACCCGTCCGCGTGATGACGGCGTTGAAGATTAATCAGGTTTGCGAAGACTATATTCGGCGGCGAGCGGTACGGCATTTGGAAAAAGGCCGGGTGACAATATTTGCCGCCGGTACCGGCAATCCTTTTTTTACCACCGATACCGCGGCGAGTTTGCGTGCGATTGAGATCGACGCCGAGTTGATGATTAAAGCGACTAAAGTGAAAGGCGTATATTCGGCCGATCCGAATAAAGAGCCTGATGCGGTGTTTTATTCGCGTTTGACTTACGACGAAGCGATCGATCAACGCTTAAACGTCATGGATACGACGGCGTTGGTATTATGTCGGGATAATAATCTGCCGATGCGGGTGATGAATGTTTTTGAACCTGGAGCAGTAATGCGTTTAATGCGCGGCGAAGATATAGGCTCCCTAATCGTGAGGAATTGA
- the frr gene encoding ribosome recycling factor, with protein sequence MISDIQQDAAARMAKSIEALQKAFSKIRTGRAHPSLLDQISVSYYGSESPLSQVANISVEDARTLKVVPWEKGMVQAIEKAIMSSGLGLNPATQGTVIRIPLPALTEERRRDLVKIVKAEAEQGRVSIRNIRRDANAAIKDALKDKLVSEDDARQGEDKIQKLTDQYIKEVEKHLEEKEADLLSI encoded by the coding sequence ATGATCAGTGATATTCAGCAAGACGCCGCGGCGCGTATGGCGAAAAGTATTGAAGCGTTGCAAAAAGCATTCAGTAAAATTCGTACCGGGCGCGCTCACCCGAGTTTATTGGATCAAATCAGCGTCAGTTATTACGGTTCCGAATCCCCGCTTTCTCAGGTTGCTAATATCTCTGTTGAGGACGCCAGAACATTAAAAGTAGTGCCGTGGGAAAAAGGCATGGTGCAGGCGATAGAAAAGGCGATTATGTCCTCCGGTTTGGGTTTAAATCCGGCTACGCAGGGAACGGTCATTCGCATACCTTTACCGGCATTGACCGAAGAGCGTCGGCGGGATTTAGTCAAAATAGTCAAAGCCGAAGCGGAACAAGGCCGGGTTTCGATTCGCAACATCCGTCGCGATGCCAATGCGGCCATTAAAGATGCATTGAAAGACAAGCTGGTTTCCGAGGACGATGCGCGTCAGGGTGAAGATAAGATTCAAAAATTGACCGACCAATACATCAAAGAGGTAGAGAAGCATCTGGAAGAGAAAGAAGCCGATCTGCTGTCTATTTAA
- a CDS encoding isoprenyl transferase, whose amino-acid sequence MARDLGGKIIVNGEKPKHIAIIMDGNGRWAQKRMMPRIMGHHAGVKAVRKVVEYCAKEEIQVLSLFAFSSENWRRPKEEVSLLMELFMSTLQSEVDKLDKNNIRLRIIGDKSVFPESLQNKIYAAERQTAENSGLTLVIAANYGGRWDVTQALRTIVAKIGAGEIAEHEVSEQVISQHLTTVDLPDPDLFIRSGGEERVSNFLLWQLAYTELFFTDVLWPDFDQEMMQKAVDSFKSRQRRFGHTGEQVVDKRVL is encoded by the coding sequence ATGGCTCGCGATCTTGGCGGCAAAATAATCGTTAACGGCGAAAAACCTAAGCATATTGCCATTATCATGGATGGCAACGGACGCTGGGCGCAAAAGCGCATGATGCCGAGGATCATGGGACACCATGCCGGCGTTAAAGCCGTGCGAAAAGTGGTTGAATATTGCGCGAAGGAAGAAATTCAAGTGTTGTCGCTGTTTGCGTTTAGTAGCGAAAACTGGCGCAGACCGAAAGAGGAAGTCAGCCTGCTGATGGAGTTATTCATGAGCACGTTGCAATCCGAGGTGGATAAGCTGGATAAAAACAATATCCGGCTACGGATAATCGGTGACAAATCGGTATTTCCGGAAAGTTTGCAAAATAAAATATACGCGGCCGAGCGTCAAACCGCCGAAAATAGCGGACTGACCTTGGTGATAGCCGCTAATTACGGCGGACGTTGGGACGTTACCCAAGCGCTGCGGACCATTGTTGCCAAGATCGGCGCAGGGGAAATCGCCGAGCACGAGGTTAGCGAGCAAGTGATCAGCCAACATTTAACCACGGTCGATTTGCCCGACCCCGATCTTTTCATTCGTTCCGGCGGCGAGGAACGGGTCAGTAACTTCCTGTTATGGCAACTCGCTTATACGGAACTGTTTTTTACCGACGTATTATGGCCCGATTTCGATCAAGAAATGATGCAAAAAGCGGTCGACAGTTTTAAAAGCCGGCAACGGCGCTTTGGGCATACCGGAGAGCAAGTCGTCGATAAACGCGTTTTATAA
- a CDS encoding phosphatidate cytidylyltransferase yields MLHHRILTACILAAVVVLAVFQLEAIYFSLFVALITLAGAWEWLALSGVEKLSRRLIFLAALIFPMLGVTYWTLFLELLGEAMEWPEVKEYSDALEWFVVVPVLFWITAMVLIRQAAPQLLKAEFKPRLEFFVGWLILLSAWMFLSKLRAYYGSSMVLYFLVLISAADISAFFAGKKWGKDKLAPEISPGKTVQGMYGALTSAMVCGIGFYVFGKLLFGDSGENQDDSLWFLNELVLIDVIILSVLTVLISIYGDLFFSLMKRRKGVKDSGNLLPGHGGVLDRVDSIIAATPFFYAGILLIGRIFYS; encoded by the coding sequence ATGTTACACCACCGCATTCTTACCGCCTGCATATTGGCCGCAGTCGTTGTTTTGGCCGTATTTCAATTGGAAGCGATTTACTTTTCGTTATTTGTAGCTTTGATTACGCTGGCCGGCGCATGGGAATGGTTGGCCTTGAGCGGCGTGGAAAAGTTGAGTCGGAGGCTGATATTTTTGGCTGCGTTAATTTTTCCGATGTTGGGAGTAACCTATTGGACTCTCTTTTTAGAGCTGCTGGGGGAGGCGATGGAGTGGCCGGAAGTGAAAGAATACTCCGATGCGCTCGAATGGTTCGTTGTCGTACCGGTATTGTTCTGGATTACAGCCATGGTACTGATTCGCCAAGCGGCGCCGCAGCTGTTGAAGGCGGAGTTTAAACCACGGCTGGAATTCTTTGTCGGATGGTTGATATTACTCTCTGCCTGGATGTTCCTAAGCAAGTTGCGGGCTTATTACGGTTCCAGCATGGTGCTGTATTTTTTGGTTTTAATCAGCGCCGCCGACATCTCGGCCTTTTTCGCAGGGAAAAAATGGGGCAAGGATAAGTTGGCACCTGAAATTAGTCCCGGAAAGACTGTGCAAGGCATGTACGGAGCTTTAACCTCGGCGATGGTTTGCGGAATCGGATTTTATGTATTCGGCAAATTGTTATTCGGAGATTCGGGCGAAAATCAAGACGATTCTTTGTGGTTTTTGAACGAATTGGTCTTAATCGACGTCATCATTCTGTCAGTGCTAACCGTGCTAATATCCATATACGGCGATTTATTTTTCAGTTTAATGAAAAGGCGTAAAGGCGTGAAAGATAGCGGCAATCTCTTGCCCGGACACGGCGGAGTATTGGATAGAGTCGACAGCATTATTGCTGCCACCCCGTTCTTTTATGCGGGTATTTTATTAATCGGCCGGATATTCTACTCATGA
- the ispC gene encoding 1-deoxy-D-xylulose-5-phosphate reductoisomerase: MKGICILGATGSIGVSTLDVVGRHPDLYKVVALTANGNIDGLFQQCMQHRPEYAVVVDEAKAADFCEKIAASPIADMSVLSGPRALEQVATLANVDTVMAAIVGAAGLLPTLAAAKAGKTVLLANKEALVMSGQIFMQAVSASGATLLPIDSEHNAIFQCMPANYVAGHRAKQARRILLTASGGPFRKTPLEALPDVTPEQAVAHPKWDMGRKISVDSATMMNKGLELIEACLLFDMEPDDIQVVIHPQSIIHSMVDYVDGSVLAQMGNPDMRTPIAHAMAWPERFDSGVAPLNIFEVAHMDFEQPDLQRFPCLKLAYEAIKAGGIMPTVLNAANEIAVDAFLSEKVRFTDIALIIEQSMARFAPESADTLDLVLAADRKARDVAEQVIQALSA, translated from the coding sequence ATGAAAGGAATCTGCATATTGGGGGCAACGGGTTCGATAGGCGTCAGCACCTTAGACGTTGTCGGCAGGCATCCCGACTTATACAAAGTTGTTGCGTTGACGGCCAATGGCAATATCGATGGGTTGTTTCAACAATGTATGCAGCATCGTCCCGAATATGCCGTCGTGGTGGATGAAGCCAAGGCCGCCGATTTTTGCGAAAAAATTGCGGCGTCGCCAATAGCCGATATGTCCGTATTGTCGGGTCCTCGGGCATTGGAACAGGTCGCGACCTTGGCTAACGTCGATACCGTGATGGCGGCAATCGTCGGAGCGGCGGGTTTGTTGCCTACTCTTGCGGCTGCCAAAGCGGGTAAAACGGTATTGTTGGCGAATAAAGAAGCCTTGGTGATGTCCGGGCAAATATTCATGCAGGCCGTTAGTGCCTCGGGTGCAACCTTGTTGCCTATAGACAGCGAGCACAACGCTATTTTTCAGTGTATGCCGGCAAATTACGTTGCAGGTCATCGCGCCAAACAGGCCAGACGGATTTTGCTGACGGCGTCGGGCGGGCCGTTTAGAAAAACCCCCTTGGAGGCATTGCCCGACGTGACTCCTGAACAAGCGGTGGCCCATCCCAAATGGGACATGGGGAGAAAGATTTCCGTCGATTCGGCTACCATGATGAATAAGGGGCTGGAATTAATCGAGGCCTGTTTGTTGTTCGACATGGAGCCTGACGACATTCAAGTGGTCATACATCCGCAAAGTATCATTCATTCGATGGTAGATTACGTGGACGGCTCCGTGCTTGCGCAAATGGGTAATCCCGACATGCGGACGCCGATTGCCCACGCCATGGCATGGCCGGAGCGTTTCGACTCCGGCGTTGCTCCTTTGAATATTTTCGAGGTAGCGCATATGGATTTCGAACAGCCGGATTTACAGCGTTTTCCATGCTTGAAATTGGCATATGAAGCGATAAAAGCAGGAGGGATTATGCCAACCGTATTAAATGCGGCCAATGAAATCGCGGTCGACGCGTTTTTATCGGAGAAGGTTAGGTTTACCGATATAGCGCTGATTATCGAACAAAGTATGGCCCGGTTTGCACCTGAATCGGCCGATACCTTGGACTTGGTGTTAGCCGCCGACCGGAAGGCCCGCGATGTAGCCGAACAAGTGATCCAGGCGCTGTCCGCTTAA
- the rseP gene encoding RIP metalloprotease RseP yields MDTLHTLFYFSVAIAVLVAFHEFGHYWVARLAGVKVLRFSIGFGKKLWAYQKTPEQTEFVLSAVPLGGYVKMVDEREGEVKPEDLPYAFNRQSVGVRTAIVMAGPLANLLLAVTLFWLVLIIGETGLKPVVGNISPDSLAYEAGFEVGDEIIAVNQKSTPTWSLAFDELFSLAIDGAQDIVVDVKAGDGSQKFRVLKFASADLVSPDVLNSRLGLQPWMPKIKPIIGKLLDGGVAKQVGLQVGDLIVSADNRPIADWQQWVEYVQARPDKEITVLLERNDVQTSLQLTPIREEPEDGKVVGKIGAGPLIPDNLMQDLQVEYSMSPLAAVPVALNKTWFYSVSTLKMIGKMFIGAASVENLSGPISIAQYAGQSAEVGFTAFLKFLALVSVSLGVLNLLPVPVLDGGHLLFYFIEFIKGSPVPDKMQWYFQQIGMFLLMSLMTLALFLDLDRLFQ; encoded by the coding sequence ATGGATACTTTGCATACCCTGTTTTACTTCAGCGTGGCAATCGCAGTGCTCGTGGCTTTTCACGAGTTCGGGCATTATTGGGTCGCGCGGCTAGCGGGTGTCAAAGTCCTTAGATTTTCGATCGGATTCGGGAAGAAATTGTGGGCGTATCAAAAAACGCCCGAGCAAACCGAATTCGTATTGTCCGCCGTACCTCTAGGTGGTTATGTCAAGATGGTTGATGAACGCGAAGGCGAGGTTAAACCGGAAGACTTGCCCTATGCATTCAACCGTCAATCAGTCGGTGTCCGCACGGCGATAGTGATGGCCGGTCCTTTGGCGAATTTACTGTTGGCGGTCACTTTGTTTTGGTTGGTATTGATTATCGGCGAAACCGGTCTAAAGCCGGTGGTAGGAAATATCAGCCCTGACAGTTTGGCGTACGAGGCCGGTTTTGAAGTCGGCGATGAAATTATCGCCGTCAACCAAAAAAGCACTCCGACCTGGAGTTTGGCATTCGATGAATTGTTTTCCTTAGCGATAGACGGCGCTCAAGATATTGTTGTAGACGTAAAAGCCGGCGACGGCAGTCAGAAGTTTAGGGTATTGAAATTCGCTTCCGCCGATTTGGTGAGTCCGGACGTATTAAATAGCCGTCTGGGTTTGCAGCCTTGGATGCCCAAGATAAAGCCGATTATCGGAAAACTATTGGACGGGGGCGTGGCGAAGCAGGTAGGCTTGCAAGTCGGTGATCTTATCGTTAGTGCCGATAACCGTCCCATAGCCGATTGGCAACAATGGGTAGAGTACGTTCAAGCTAGACCTGATAAGGAAATTACCGTTCTGCTTGAGCGGAACGATGTACAAACTTCGTTACAACTGACGCCGATTCGAGAAGAGCCCGAAGACGGTAAAGTCGTGGGAAAAATTGGCGCCGGTCCTTTAATTCCCGATAACCTGATGCAGGATTTACAGGTGGAATACTCGATGTCGCCGCTGGCTGCTGTGCCGGTTGCGTTGAATAAAACCTGGTTTTATTCGGTTAGTACGTTAAAAATGATAGGCAAAATGTTTATCGGCGCCGCCTCTGTCGAGAACTTGAGCGGGCCTATTAGCATAGCGCAGTATGCCGGCCAATCTGCTGAAGTGGGGTTTACTGCCTTTTTAAAGTTTCTCGCATTGGTTAGCGTCAGTTTGGGCGTATTGAACTTATTGCCCGTACCCGTTCTGGATGGCGGCCATTTGCTGTTTTATTTCATTGAGTTTATCAAAGGCAGTCCTGTACCGGATAAGATGCAATGGTATTTTCAGCAAATCGGTATGTTTTTGCTGATGTCCTTGATGACCTTGGCGCTATTTTTAGACCTGGACCGTTTATTTCAGTAG
- a CDS encoding DsbC family protein, with product MKKLMRVLTTMSALVALTTGYTDELAIKKTLGEFVPGARIDSIAPMEIKSLYEVIADGNIFYVSEDGRYLLQGQVFDSVEKKNITEDKMAGVRKQALDKVGEQNMIVFKPDANKHIVSVFTDIDCGYCRKLHSEIDQYLAQGITVRYLFFPRAGKGSDSYAKAVAVWCSADKQKALTSAKKGETVQAKSCDNPIDRHMQLGEAFGMSGTPMIVTEKGNVLPGYVPAEKLAKILNAE from the coding sequence ATGAAAAAATTGATGCGCGTTTTGACTACGATGTCAGCGTTAGTTGCTTTAACGACCGGATATACCGATGAGTTAGCCATTAAAAAGACTTTAGGCGAGTTTGTTCCCGGAGCTCGTATAGACTCGATTGCCCCGATGGAGATTAAAAGTCTGTACGAAGTGATTGCCGACGGCAACATTTTTTATGTTTCTGAGGATGGTCGTTATTTACTGCAAGGCCAAGTGTTCGATTCGGTCGAAAAGAAAAATATTACCGAAGATAAAATGGCAGGCGTAAGAAAACAGGCGTTAGATAAGGTTGGCGAGCAAAACATGATTGTCTTCAAGCCTGATGCTAACAAACACATAGTGTCTGTTTTCACGGATATCGATTGCGGTTATTGCCGTAAACTGCATTCGGAGATCGATCAATATCTCGCACAGGGCATCACCGTGCGTTATTTGTTTTTCCCTCGAGCCGGCAAAGGTTCGGACTCTTACGCAAAAGCTGTTGCTGTTTGGTGTTCTGCAGACAAACAAAAAGCTCTGACTTCGGCCAAAAAGGGCGAAACCGTGCAAGCCAAGTCCTGCGATAATCCGATAGACCGGCATATGCAATTGGGCGAGGCATTCGGTATGAGCGGAACGCCGATGATTGTGACGGAAAAAGGCAATGTTTTGCCGGGTTATGTTCCCGCGGAAAAGCTGGCCAAAATTCTTAATGCCGAATAG
- a CDS encoding SRPBCC family protein: protein MRIKLPFEMNIPIAGEASVEIDKTMREVFYFIGERFFDNYPKWAQEVIGFEALDGVEARVGAKAKQLRQEPDGTFESIFEIIEYQPYATVVFQGIRDPYKHHYQLQGQETEKPTKLTFRFELLELDVFMRPFEKLIRYAIEEGAENTVENIKNLIAAEC, encoded by the coding sequence ATGCGAATTAAGTTGCCTTTCGAAATGAATATTCCAATCGCGGGAGAAGCGAGCGTCGAAATTGATAAAACCATGAGAGAAGTATTTTATTTCATAGGTGAGCGATTTTTCGATAATTATCCTAAATGGGCGCAGGAAGTTATTGGTTTCGAGGCTCTTGATGGTGTTGAAGCCAGAGTCGGGGCAAAAGCCAAGCAACTACGGCAGGAGCCCGATGGAACATTCGAATCGATATTCGAAATCATTGAATATCAACCTTATGCCACAGTAGTGTTTCAAGGCATTCGAGATCCCTATAAACACCACTATCAATTGCAGGGACAAGAAACCGAAAAACCAACCAAACTGACGTTTCGCTTCGAACTTTTGGAGCTGGACGTATTTATGCGGCCCTTCGAAAAATTGATACGCTATGCGATCGAAGAAGGGGCGGAAAATACTGTAGAAAATATAAAAAACCTAATCGCGGCTGAGTGCTGA
- a CDS encoding PAS domain-containing protein codes for MEFVVHKDTGLIPQVLAAILDECVNGVTLADPDLEDAPIVYANKAFEKLTGYSREDIVGKNCRFLQGNDRDQEARFIIAEAIKNRETVEVTLRNYKKDGTLFHNRLKIVPLFDKKQRVIYFLGVQHDITVQVNNTNELLELNGIINALKK; via the coding sequence ATGGAGTTTGTAGTTCATAAAGATACGGGATTGATTCCACAAGTGTTGGCCGCCATCCTGGATGAATGCGTCAATGGCGTTACGTTAGCTGATCCTGATCTGGAAGATGCACCAATTGTTTACGCTAATAAAGCGTTTGAAAAATTAACAGGTTATAGTCGAGAAGATATTGTAGGTAAAAATTGCCGATTTTTACAGGGTAACGATAGAGATCAAGAAGCTAGGTTTATAATTGCCGAGGCGATTAAAAATCGAGAAACCGTAGAAGTAACTCTGAGAAATTATAAAAAAGATGGAACTTTATTTCACAATAGATTGAAAATAGTTCCTTTGTTTGATAAAAAACAAAGAGTTATTTATTTTTTGGGTGTGCAGCACGATATTACGGTACAGGTAAATAATACTAATGAATTATTAGAGCTAAACGGCATTATTAATGCTTTAAAAAAATAA
- a CDS encoding sterol desaturase family protein, translating to MSSINNGSNPDLLLNQSLLGLAVLAFVVLLVIEKRKPYRQFPSKVYKESIVTNTTAFLVNNIILTVLKASSLFLVAQEFSYLGLLNGMQTGPVKFLLVFALFDFAIYLWHVAGHKFEWLWRFHKVHHSDKSFNVSTGFRFHVLDLLLEIVYKCIFVILIGVNAYLVLSIEIIELFFIFFHHANIKVPNEEYVSNFIITPYLHRVHHSKIRIEHDSNYGIVLSVWDKMFGTRKELVPANIGLDLIEAENFVQLFSLAFITERKIRQLLGLIPKGKR from the coding sequence ATGAGCTCAATTAATAACGGTTCTAATCCGGATTTGCTACTTAATCAAAGTTTACTCGGACTAGCGGTTTTAGCCTTCGTCGTATTATTAGTGATTGAGAAGCGAAAGCCTTATAGGCAGTTTCCGTCCAAAGTGTATAAAGAATCAATTGTGACGAATACCACGGCATTTTTGGTTAACAACATCATTCTTACCGTACTCAAAGCATCCTCATTATTTCTGGTGGCGCAAGAGTTTTCATATTTAGGTTTGTTAAACGGAATGCAAACCGGGCCCGTTAAATTTTTGTTGGTATTTGCCCTATTTGATTTTGCAATTTATCTTTGGCATGTTGCCGGTCATAAGTTTGAATGGTTATGGCGATTTCATAAGGTGCACCACAGCGATAAAAGTTTTAACGTGTCTACCGGGTTTAGGTTTCACGTGCTCGACTTGCTGTTGGAAATAGTTTACAAATGCATATTTGTTATTTTAATAGGTGTAAATGCCTATTTGGTTTTATCGATAGAAATTATCGAATTATTTTTTATATTTTTTCATCATGCCAACATTAAAGTGCCTAATGAAGAATATGTTTCTAATTTTATTATCACCCCGTATTTGCATCGAGTTCATCATTCGAAAATACGCATAGAACACGATAGTAACTACGGCATTGTTTTGTCCGTTTGGGATAAGATGTTCGGTACCAGAAAGGAGTTGGTTCCTGCAAATATAGGTTTGGATTTAATCGAGGCGGAAAACTTCGTGCAATTGTTTTCGCTGGCGTTTATTACCGAACGAAAAATCAGGCAGCTTTTAGGCTTAATTCCAAAAGGCAAACGATAA
- the msrP gene encoding protein-methionine-sulfoxide reductase catalytic subunit MsrP yields the protein MIIKTKKQIPDSGITDPKIFQQRRRIIKALALAPVLPLQNTYANRDSIENKSFAKLNKVAPHLENVDLTPPQFVKNFTNYYEFSFDKEESSQLASKLVVSNWSLEIAGEVEVPKRVYIEDLLKSALLQEYRYRLRCVEGWSMVVPWIGLPLSGILSAAKPLSSAKFVRFTSIFQPENMPKQAKGAMLDWPYVEGLRIDEAMHPLTILAVGMYGEYLPKQNGAPVRLIVPWKYGFKSIKAVVKIELLKRQPITSWNKFAADEYGFYANVNPKVPHPRWSQHSERVLGTGFFTPRRNTELFNGYGDEVASMYSQMDLRQFF from the coding sequence ATGATTATTAAAACCAAAAAACAAATCCCGGATAGCGGAATAACCGATCCGAAGATTTTTCAGCAAAGAAGGCGGATTATAAAAGCGCTCGCTCTGGCACCTGTTTTGCCTTTGCAAAACACCTATGCAAATCGCGATAGCATAGAGAATAAATCGTTTGCTAAGCTGAACAAGGTGGCGCCTCATTTGGAAAATGTGGACCTAACTCCGCCACAATTCGTCAAAAATTTCACTAATTATTACGAGTTTTCTTTTGATAAAGAAGAATCCTCGCAATTGGCAAGCAAGCTTGTAGTATCCAATTGGAGCTTGGAAATAGCCGGCGAGGTGGAGGTTCCGAAAAGGGTTTATATCGAAGACTTGCTTAAGTCGGCGTTGCTTCAGGAATATAGGTATAGACTTCGTTGTGTGGAAGGTTGGTCTATGGTCGTGCCTTGGATAGGGCTTCCGTTATCCGGAATATTGAGTGCAGCTAAGCCCTTGTCGTCCGCTAAGTTCGTAAGGTTTACCTCGATATTTCAGCCGGAAAATATGCCCAAGCAAGCTAAGGGTGCCATGTTGGACTGGCCGTACGTAGAGGGTTTAAGAATTGATGAAGCCATGCATCCATTAACCATCCTGGCGGTTGGCATGTACGGTGAATATTTGCCTAAGCAAAATGGGGCGCCGGTTAGATTGATTGTGCCATGGAAATATGGGTTTAAAAGTATAAAAGCGGTTGTCAAAATAGAATTGTTGAAAAGGCAGCCGATAACAAGTTGGAATAAGTTTGCAGCCGATGAATATGGGTTTTATGCAAACGTAAATCCCAAAGTGCCGCATCCTCGTTGGAGTCAACATTCGGAACGGGTGTTGGGAACGGGTTTTTTTACGCCCAGACGTAACACCGAATTATTCAACGGCTACGGGGACGAAGTAGCATCAATGTATAGTCAAATGGATCTGCGGCAATTTTTCTAA